The window TTCGGTAAGCTGTCCACCTTCTTCGTAACCAACATAACCTGGAGGTGCACCTATTAGACGTGATACTGTATGACGCTCTTGATACTCAGACATGTCAATACGAATCATGGCATTTTCATCGTCAAATAAAAACTCTGCCAAAGCCTTTGCAAGCTCTGTTTTTCCAACACCTGTAGGACCAAGAAACATGAATGATCCAATAGGACGATTTGGATCCTGGAGTCCTGCTCTTGCTCTTCTTATTGCATTAGATACTGCCATGATTGCTTCATCCTGTCCAACAACTCTTTCACGGAGACGTTCTTCCATCTTTAAAAGTTTCTGTGTTTCGCTTTCAAGAAGCTTTTTAACTGGAATT of the Dictyoglomus sp. genome contains:
- a CDS encoding AAA family ATPase, translating into RAAELRYGKLIELQKALDEANARLKEIQRGRKMLKEEVDEEDVAEVVAKWTGIPVKKLLESETQKLLKMEERLRERVVGQDEAIMAVSNAIRRARAGLQDPNRPIGSFMFLGPTGVGKTELAKALAEFLFDDENAMIRIDMSEYQERHTVSRLIGAPPGYVGYEEGGQLTESVRRRPYSVVLFDEIEKAHPEVFNILLQVLDDGRLTDGHGRTVDF